Proteins co-encoded in one Capnocytophaga ochracea DSM 7271 genomic window:
- a CDS encoding ClbS/DfsB family four-helix bundle protein — protein sequence MARPQSKLGLVVSAERNYDELISLIDTIPEDKREKEFPKGTMNRNLRDVLGHLYHWHLLFLSWYEEGMKGGKPKIPKEGYTMKDTPKLNQEIWKSCQNVPFSEMFSLFKDSHSKVFHIIESHTDEELFTKKRYPWTKTTSLGSYLVSATSGHYDWALKLIRKSIKKNNYLSSRK from the coding sequence ATGGCACGTCCGCAATCTAAATTAGGGCTTGTAGTATCAGCAGAAAGAAATTACGATGAATTGATTTCTTTGATTGATACTATTCCCGAAGACAAACGAGAAAAGGAATTTCCTAAGGGGACAATGAATCGAAATCTCCGAGATGTACTTGGGCATTTATATCATTGGCATTTGCTTTTTTTATCTTGGTATGAGGAAGGAATGAAAGGGGGTAAACCCAAAATACCCAAAGAGGGTTACACTATGAAAGACACTCCTAAATTAAACCAAGAGATATGGAAGAGTTGCCAAAATGTACCGTTTTCTGAAATGTTTTCTCTGTTTAAAGATTCACATAGTAAAGTTTTTCATATTATAGAAAGCCATACTGATGAGGAACTTTTTACAAAGAAAAGATATCCTTGGACGAAGACCACTTCGTTAGGCTCTTATTTAGTTTCGGCAACGTCAGGTCATTACGATTGGGCTTTAAAACTAATTCGCAAATCAATAAAAAAGAATAATTACTTATCATCAAGAAAATGA
- a CDS encoding Na(+)-translocating NADH-quinone reductase subunit A, whose translation MSNDIRIRKGLDIHLEGEADKTTQQLPLASLYGIKPSDFHGVIPKLLLREGNEVKAGEALFFSKSDERILFPSPVSGTIKEIVRGERRKVLEIHIAPSQEQTFKDYGKKDVEEMQGEDIKAHLLSSGCWPFIKQRPYDVIANPDGKPKAIFVSACKTNPLAPDYDYVLKGKEQALQTALTALAKLTTGKVHVSVFKDSSLSPFRNLKGIVVHNVSGPHPAGNVSTQIAQISPINKGEVVWVVTPQDLVVIGELFLTGKVNLTRTVALTGSRIEKPHYVTALAGAQISGVVSNQVKDVVATRIISGDVLTGTKVSETDFLGFYDDQITAIPEGNDYDLFGWAKPVANKISLTRSLTFSWLNPKKKYDLNTNTNGEQRAFVVTGMYEEVFPLDIYPMQLLKACLYKDLDELENLGAYEVAPEDFALTEFVCVSKQPHQQIIRDGLDLMMAELG comes from the coding sequence ATGTCAAACGACATCCGCATTCGAAAAGGGTTAGACATACACTTGGAAGGCGAAGCTGATAAGACTACACAACAGCTTCCGCTTGCCTCTTTGTATGGTATTAAACCCAGTGATTTTCATGGTGTTATTCCTAAGCTATTACTGCGCGAGGGTAATGAAGTGAAAGCAGGTGAAGCACTATTCTTTTCAAAGAGTGATGAGCGTATTTTGTTCCCTTCTCCGGTAAGTGGTACCATTAAAGAGATTGTACGAGGTGAGCGTCGTAAAGTGTTGGAAATACACATTGCGCCCAGTCAAGAACAAACTTTCAAAGACTATGGAAAGAAAGACGTAGAAGAGATGCAGGGCGAAGACATCAAGGCACACCTTCTTTCATCAGGTTGCTGGCCTTTTATCAAACAACGCCCTTATGACGTGATTGCCAATCCCGACGGGAAGCCCAAGGCTATCTTTGTGTCGGCTTGCAAAACCAATCCGCTCGCTCCCGATTACGACTATGTGCTCAAAGGAAAAGAGCAAGCTCTGCAAACCGCTCTTACCGCCTTAGCTAAACTCACCACAGGGAAAGTACACGTGTCCGTTTTCAAAGACAGCTCGTTGTCACCTTTCCGCAACCTTAAGGGCATAGTGGTGCACAATGTGTCAGGACCTCACCCAGCAGGGAACGTCAGTACACAAATAGCCCAAATCAGTCCGATAAACAAAGGTGAAGTGGTATGGGTGGTAACGCCTCAAGATTTGGTGGTGATAGGAGAACTTTTCTTAACAGGTAAAGTGAACCTCACCCGTACAGTAGCTCTTACAGGTTCACGCATTGAGAAGCCTCACTACGTTACAGCCCTTGCTGGCGCTCAGATAAGCGGGGTAGTAAGTAACCAAGTAAAGGACGTGGTTGCTACTCGTATTATCAGCGGTGATGTGCTTACTGGTACTAAGGTGAGTGAAACAGACTTCTTAGGTTTTTACGACGACCAAATTACAGCAATTCCGGAAGGAAATGACTATGATTTGTTCGGTTGGGCAAAACCAGTAGCCAACAAGATTTCCCTTACACGTTCGCTTACTTTCTCGTGGTTGAACCCTAAGAAAAAGTACGACCTCAATACCAATACCAATGGTGAACAACGCGCTTTTGTGGTAACAGGTATGTACGAAGAGGTTTTCCCATTGGATATTTATCCTATGCAACTGCTCAAAGCCTGCTTGTATAAGGATTTGGACGAGTTGGAAAACTTAGGAGCTTACGAAGTAGCACCAGAAGATTTTGCACTTACTGAATTTGTATGTGTATCTAAACAACCACATCAGCAAATTATCAGAGATGGACTTGATTTAATGATGGCAGAATTAGGTTAA